The genome window AAGAACTGGGCGATGTCCTCATAGGCCGACCAGTTGACCGGAACGCCGAGGTCGTAGCCGTAGATTTCCTTGAACTGCGCCTGCAGGTCTTCGCGGTCGAACCAGTCCTTGCGGAACCAGTAGAGGTTCGCGAACTGCTGATCGGGAAGCTGGTACAGCTTGCCGTCCGGACCGGTCGTGAACGACTTGCCCATGAAGTCGTCGAGATCCAGCATCGGGTTCGTGACGTCAGCGCCGTCGCCTGCCATGAAGTCGCTCAGATTGACGGCGAGTTGCAGACGCGAATGGGTGCCAATCAGGTCACTGTCGTTGACATAGGCGTCGTACAGGTTCCGGTTCGTCTGCATCTGCGTCTGAACCGCCTGCACCACCTCGCCCTCGCCGAGCAGCTGATGGTTCACCTTGATTCCGGTGATTTCCTCGAACGCCTTTGTCAGGACCTTCGATTCATATTCATGCGTCGGAATGGTTTCCGACAGCACGTTGATTTCCATGCCCTTGAACGGTTCGGCGGCTTTGATGAACCACCGCATTTCTTCCATCTGCTCGTCGGCCGAAAGGGTCGAGGGCTGGAACTCCTCCTCGATCCATTTCTTGGCTTCCTCTTCACCGGCAACCGCGTTGCCAGCGAAAGCGAGAGCCGCAGCGACCGCAACAGATGCGATCAGTTGGTTTCGCATTCTGGGGTACCTCCCTAGTCGGTTTTATGGGCGCACTATCAAACGAAACCAAAAGCACGTCAATACGAAAACTAAATTGCTTATTTTTTGCTAGAAACGATCAAAATTTGTGGTATTGAGATCGAAAGGGCGCAATCCGAAAGAAAACGAAAGTAAACCGAATGGAACCCCTCTCGCCCCGACAGGCCCAGATTCTGACCCTCGCCCGCGAACGCGGTCGGGTACAGGTGGACTCCCTGGCAGAGGCGTATGAGGTCTCCGTCCAGACGATCCGCAAGGATCTCAATGAGTTGTGCGACCGCAAACTTTTACAACGCATCCACGGCGGCGCGCTCTACCCTTCCGGTGCAAGCAACTACGCCTATGACTCACGCAGGGTTCTGGCAGAGGAAGAGAAACGGCGGATCGGTGTGCGAACCGCCGCGCTGATTCCGGAAAACTGCGCCGTGATCCTGAATATCGGCACGACAACAGAACAGGTCGCCCAGGCCCTGCGAACGCATCAGGGCATGATGGTGGTGACGAACAACCTGAACGTAGCGAACCTCCTGCGCGGCGCGGAAAACATCGAGGTCATCGTCGCAGG of Alphaproteobacteria bacterium contains these proteins:
- a CDS encoding DeoR/GlpR family DNA-binding transcription regulator, translated to MEPLSPRQAQILTLARERGRVQVDSLAEAYEVSVQTIRKDLNELCDRKLLQRIHGGALYPSGASNYAYDSRRVLAEEEKRRIGVRTAALIPENCAVILNIGTTTEQVAQALRTHQGMMVVTNNLNVANLLRGAENIEVIVAGGIVRSTDGGIVGESAVEFIRQFRVDYAIIGASAIDSDGVLLDYDYREVRVSQEIMRQARQTILVADSMKFDRRAPVRIGHLSEIDVLVTDSPLPPSLAAICRENDVTVEICGAPDTESD